CGATGACTGGCATGTTTGTCGAGGACCTCACATTAGTCAGGGTATTAATGGTTCTGATGGGAGGGTCATACGCGTCATTGAGCATGTTGCAGACAGTTACCACGACAACTCCGGATTTTATGACTGTGACAACATGGGCTTTTGGTGATCTTTCTCTTTACAATTACATGGATATCATGCCTGAAGACTTAATGATGCTTGGTGGCACGACCCTTGAGTTATTTTTTCCGATCCGGCTGGCTGTCCTTGTGCCCATTGTGGTTTTTGCCATGGCAGGATTCCTTTATATGACTTATATTAAAGTAACAAACTTAAAAGATTTACTTATACTAGCAGTGTCGATCTCCGTTTCGTCCGTTATTTTGGGTGCATTTTCGAATTCGGAAATGGTTGTTACAGATTCATTTGGAGGAGGATCTGATTATACCTTATCTGCCAGCGTGCTGTGGTTTCGCTCTGTGCTGATGACAGGAGTATTCAGTTTTGGAATTCTCTACGCAGTTCACTGGTTCAAAACGAAATAACGTCAGGGAACCTTGCTCTGAACCGCTACTTGTTAAGCGGACTCGGAAAAAAACAAAAAAAGTGGTTTTAGGCCTGAATGAACTTACTGGTTCATTCAGGTTCTTTTTTGAACCTTATTGATGCTTCGTTGTTATTCAATAGCTATAGGTGGATGCTTGCCAAGGTGTTTGTCTTCAGCTAATTCTGACTCAGCTTTGCTTTCTCAGAGTGGATCTTCAGACTGCGCTAATCCCACTGGCGTCCCTCCTAACGCTACTGGATGACTTTACAACGAGTTTTAAAAGAGATTTCAGTCTTCTATTTAATCAACACCCTAGTATTATCTCCGATACAATTTTGGTGCCAGTCCGTTGAAAGTTATCGTGACTCTTCGCCAGTTATAATAATCAATATAGTTATGATGCTATTCTCCAATTGTTCAGTTGATGAGAAAAACTTACGGTAATAATATTTTGCTTTTAACGTACCGAAAAATCGTTCAATTGGTTGATTGTAATATACATATTTATTCCTAATGTAAGCGTCAAAAATCCGCACCTATCAATGTAGATGCGGATTTTCTATACTTGGATTATCAATTTTTAATGATACGAATATCATCCGGCAAAGAGTCTGACCACGGCAGGAACTGTTCCATCTCAGATTGTTTGCTGGAGGGGAGGTTCTCAAACAGGTAGTTCAAATATGCCTGGGGCTTCAACTGGTTCTCTTTTGCAGTTTCAATCATACTGTATATGATACTGCTGCTTTTGCACCTCGCGGTGTATTGGAGAAAATCCAGTTCTTTCTCCCAATAACGAATGGTTTAATACTGCGCTCTGCGCGATTGTTATCAATCGCTAATCGACCGTCTTTTAAGAATGTTCGTAGATGCTCCATTTGATAGCTGGCATAAATCACGGCTTTACCCAAGAGTGATTTGGATAGAATTTTTGGCTTCATAGACTCAACCCATGCTGAAAAAGCCTCAAGAGGGGGCTCGATTCGCTCTTTTCGAGCTTCGTAGATCTCTTCGGGCGTTTTATACTTATTTTGAATCTCTCTTTCAATGCGGTAGAGCTCGTCGATGGCATTCAGCCCTTTTTTTGCCGCAGATGTCGTTGAATCACGATCGTCAGGCAACGTTTGAACCGCATCGAAAAACTTGCGACGTGCATGGGCCCAACATCCAACGAGTTCCACTTTGGGTTTGAGACCATGATAACCACCATAGCCATCAACATGCAGATAGCCGGTAAATCCTTCTAGAAAGCGACGTGGATATTTACTTGCTCTTCCAGGCTGGTAATCATAGATGACGATCGGAACATCATGACCACCAGACCGGTATAGCCACATATAGGATTTAGCTGCGGCCTCTTTTCCGTCTTCTTTCAAGACTTGAACGGTCGTTTCATCGGCATGGAGAACATCGAGAGATGTTAACACCCGAATCATGAGGTCCCAGATCGGCTCAAGCATTTGTTCAGATGCTTCAATGATCCAATTGACATCGTCTGGCGGGATATGGAGACATCCATCCTCTTGAACTCCTGTTCTTGCCGGTAAAGCGGTACGCCTTGAACAAATTTCTGATTGATCATATAAGAGACGATAGACGGCGAAGCCAAACTGCCTGGAAATGGGCGTTCTGGAGAAGGTGCTTTCACGATTGGATTTCTCGTACCCGTTCTTTCACAATGTCGACAGCTGTAAATGGTGGTTTCATACCGTTTGACCTTTACTTCTGCCGGGATGATCTCCAGTTCATCTTTAACCTGTGTCTTCATTATATGAAGTTCACCGTTGCAACACGAACAAACCTGGTCTTCGACCGGGAGTGTATAAGTCACGGTTTCAGTGTACAGGTTCTCTGTCAGGTCCTTACGAGCCTTTCGTTTTTTCTTCCGTTCATATGTAATTGCCTCAACCGTCGGTTCTTCCTCAGCTGCGTCCTGTTCTTTTTCAGACTCGTTAAACAAAGAACCTTGTTCAAAACGCTCATCTGTTTTTTCGCTGGATGTCCCGAATTTTTTCTTTTGCATCAGGCTGAACTGATCCCTGTACCATTTCAGTTGAAGTTCCAGCTCAGCCTTTTCCTTCTCGAGTCTTGAAACTCGGTCATCGACAGATTCAGTTGTGTTGGATGAGTGTTCAGATGTCTTTTTCATAATGTAGCTTATTTTATACGGAAACAATGATTCCTGCAAGACGCTAAACGACTTTTTCAGGATTCATCTTCCGATGAGCCCCTTTTTGATCCAATGGCAGTCCATCTAACAACCATCTTAACTGTCTTTCCGTAATGATCATTGGCTCGTCAGAGCCAGATGTCGGCCATGGAAACCGACCTTTCTCAAGACGACGGTAGTAAAGCCAAAAGCCATTATGATCCCAGTACAAAATTTTGATTTTGTCCCGATACCTGTTACAAAAGACGAACAGCGAAGATGAGAAGGGATCCAGTTCGAATCCCTCCTGAACAATCGCCGCTAAACCATCAATGGATTTGCGTAAATCCGTTGACCCTCTTGCAAGGTAAACGTTCTTTGGGTGAATCTGCCCGATCATAAAGCATTCACTGCTTGAAAGAGGTGTTGGAGTTCCTTTGGAGGTAATCCCGCAGGGATTTCAAGCCGGCTCCCATTAGGTAGATGAAGGATTATTTGTGAGGAATGATGTCGGGTGTGATCAACATGAACGGACAGCCAATCCGAAGACGATGGACTGGTTTCGGATTGCTTCTGGATTTTTCGAAGCCAGTAACGGACCTGGTGAACGGTATATCCCTCATTTTGTTTCACCCAAGCGGCTACTGAGAGCCCTGAATCTTTGATTTCCTTCACTTTATGTACCCAAAATTCATGATTTTTCCTTTGGTTATTCATCACGTCATTCCCTCATACTTTGAATATAATCACAGTATGAAGGAAGATCGGGTTAAATCATATGTGCATTTGTTTGACGCTTACTTTATTTTTGCGAATAGAAAAACTCCCAACTAAGTAGCGTAGAAATAGATTATTTCTACTGATCACTTTGTTGGGAGCATATCATCCTTTGAATGGTGAGGGCTTTTTAAATGATTCTGTTACTGTTCATTGTTGATTAAAATCACTGTTACTTGCGAACTGCCTGGAGATTTATTATTAGGATACCTTTTGAATCACGCTGCTGTTTTTACGAGAGTGACTGCCTGATTGGCTATGTTCAAAACAGCAGTTACGGTGTTTCAGTCAATCAGCTCCTTGACATAATAGAGTACCTTTGCAGTCTGATCGCGTTTAGTCGGCTGGTGAGGAAGGAAATGTCCTCCTGCGGTCCCTTCGAGAATGCCTGTCTTGGTCAGGGCTGCGACAGAAGGTATTGCGGTCTGTCCGATCTGTTCCAGATCTTTGTAGGCAAGGTCGTGTTCGGAAGACAGAGGTTCGCCTGTGAAGATGTCGATGGCCCTTGCGATCATGATGGCCATTTCTTCCCGATTGACAGATTCATCCTGACGAAATGTACCGTCTTCATAGCCGTTCGTAATTCCGGCTTCATAAGCAGCGGTAATCGCGTCAGACAGGGTTCCGTGCTGATCGGTGAAGGCGGTCTCGCCAGGGGTTGACGGATTCAGTTCCCCAATGCGGACAAGCATTGCAATCATCTGGCCTCTGGTGACATCATCTGCAGGACGGAATTCGTAATCACTGAATCCTTCAATAATGCCTGCAGAAGTGAGCGTGTCGATATAGTGAGACGCCCAATGATTCAATGGCACGTCTTCAAACTGCTGCGAAGGCAGATCGGTAACCGAAACGCGTACCTGTGCCGATGTGCCGGAGACGAGATCCGTAATTGTGATAACGGCGTTACCTGCCTGCTTCGCGGTTACTGTCCCGCGGTGATCAACGGTTACCGTATCGGATGCGTCTGTCGTGTATCGGAGGCCTTCCGTAAAGGCGCCCGCCGGTTCCACGACCGGCGAGAGCAGGTATTCGTCACCGGTATTCAGGTGAAGTGCGCTCTCTGCCGCGCTGAGTTGCGTGATTGCGACACTCGTCTCCAACAGCGTAAAGTGATCGATGAACAGCTGTCTGTCACTTGTGCCGGAGGATGCATCGTAGCCAAAGGTGAAGCGAGCCGGCGCTTTGGCATTTTCAGCCCATGATCCAGATTCAATTACATCGCCGTCAAGCGTGAAAGAATAGACACCGCTGAGAAGATTGATGTCGAGAGTTGCGTCATGCCAATAGCCGGCAACAAAGCGGTCCATCCCGTTTTCCATCGTGAAAAGGGGGGCGCTGTCTGTGTCAGAAACGGTGATTGTGAGCCCTTCGGTTTCCCTGGTCATAAACGACCAGTTCACAATGATTCGGTCAGTGGCATCCGACACGTCGAGGTGCGTGAAAGCATCTTCCCCATCAATGGATTCGAGTTTGCCGTATTTATTGATGATGCCAGCCTCTTTGCCGTTGATCTTCAGGTTATCAACGACAGAGGCATGGGTAGTGCGGTTATCCTGGAAGATGAATTTTCCAATATCTTCAGGCGTACTTGCCGTATCTCTGAAGGCGAAGTCAGATGCGATCTGCACCGGATTTTCGTCTTCGGGGGTGACGAGGACGCTGTAACGGCC
This genomic window from [Bacillus] selenitireducens MLS10 contains:
- the tnpB gene encoding IS66 family insertion sequence element accessory protein TnpB (TnpB, as the term is used for proteins encoded by IS66 family insertion elements, is considered an accessory protein, since TnpC, encoded by a neighboring gene, is a DDE family transposase.); translation: MIGQIHPKNVYLARGSTDLRKSIDGLAAIVQEGFELDPFSSSLFVFCNRYRDKIKILYWDHNGFWLYYRRLEKGRFPWPTSGSDEPMIITERQLRWLLDGLPLDQKGAHRKMNPEKVV
- the tnpA gene encoding IS66 family insertion sequence element accessory protein TnpA → MNNQRKNHEFWVHKVKEIKDSGLSVAAWVKQNEGYTVHQVRYWLRKIQKQSETSPSSSDWLSVHVDHTRHHSSQIILHLPNGSRLEIPAGLPPKELQHLFQAVNAL